The following are encoded together in the Verrucomicrobiia bacterium genome:
- a CDS encoding Amuc_1100 family pilus-like protein, whose amino-acid sequence MQWVKRNLFFVIGAAVAVVLIVLAVVNLIGKLNRDRLATEELEQQWHTLKGYYDMNPFPSQENLNAMRGDVNRLRRFMADGRPLFTPVKATLYNNPQQFKTALDNMVAQLNASAKKAGVILPPQFYYGFQGQAHQLNFSLGGMRTMSHQMAEIQKFCEILFEAKINRLESVARARAGVDDDNPAVSTAELTDENIRTNRLGAVYPYRLTFRCFSGELAAVMEGFANSPHGFLVKAVEVEAVPLDAPPVFDPGMIPPPGSPPPGFPPPGIRPPRTFLPPRTLPGGGGGGGAVPPGYQPQPGGGRQPGGQFPPDGGGRGPGGRGGGGGGRGGRGAVEPGGMKDLLELHQPQAVLAAAGFPGGFPGMAGAGGGRTNRPGLVTILNEKPFRVTLYIESIVLYGAPAARN is encoded by the coding sequence ATGCAGTGGGTCAAACGCAATCTGTTTTTTGTGATTGGCGCGGCGGTGGCCGTGGTGTTGATCGTCCTGGCGGTGGTGAATTTGATTGGCAAACTCAACCGGGACCGGCTGGCCACCGAGGAGCTGGAGCAGCAGTGGCACACGCTCAAGGGGTACTACGACATGAATCCCTTCCCCAGCCAGGAAAACCTGAACGCGATGCGGGGGGATGTGAACCGGCTGCGGAGGTTCATGGCGGACGGGCGGCCCTTGTTCACGCCGGTGAAGGCCACGTTGTACAACAATCCGCAGCAGTTCAAGACGGCGCTGGACAATATGGTGGCGCAGCTCAACGCCAGCGCCAAAAAGGCCGGGGTGATATTGCCGCCCCAGTTTTATTATGGATTCCAAGGGCAGGCCCACCAGTTGAATTTCTCGCTGGGCGGCATGCGCACGATGTCGCATCAGATGGCCGAGATTCAAAAGTTTTGCGAGATTTTGTTCGAGGCCAAGATCAACCGGCTGGAAAGTGTGGCCCGGGCGCGGGCGGGAGTGGACGATGACAATCCCGCCGTTTCGACGGCGGAATTGACGGATGAAAACATCCGCACCAACCGGCTGGGGGCCGTCTATCCGTACCGGCTGACGTTCCGTTGTTTCAGTGGCGAGCTGGCGGCGGTGATGGAGGGTTTTGCCAATTCCCCGCATGGATTTTTGGTCAAGGCCGTGGAAGTGGAGGCAGTGCCGCTGGATGCGCCGCCGGTGTTTGATCCGGGGATGATCCCGCCCCCGGGCAGTCCGCCGCCGGGATTCCCGCCGCCGGGCATCCGGCCGCCGCGCACCTTTCTGCCGCCGCGCACGCTGCCGGGCGGTGGCGGAGGTGGGGGTGCAGTGCCGCCGGGTTATCAACCCCAGCCAGGGGGTGGCCGCCAGCCGGGCGGGCAGTTTCCGCCGGATGGAGGGGGCCGCGGGCCGGGGGGCCGTGGCGGGGGAGGCGGCGGGCGGGGTGGCCGTGGGGCGGTGGAGCCGGGGGGGATGAAGGATTTGCTGGAATTGCACCAGCCGCAGGCGGTGCTGGCGGCGGCGGGTTTTCCGGGGGGCTTTCCGGGCATGGCCGGCGCGGGGGGGGGACGCACCAACCGTCCGGGGCTGGTGACGATTCTGAATGAGAAACCCTTCCGGGTGACGTTGTACATCGAGTCCATCGTGTTGTATGGGGCGCCTGCGGCGCGGAATTGA
- a CDS encoding pilus assembly protein PilM has protein sequence MLKAKSFLAIDCGANTLKLAEFDLNEEGGLRLRQFATANLGLQGSQESTRETATLTALQELLGSGKFTAKHVNLCAPGFHVFSRFVKLPPVDAAKVEQIVKYEAQQNVPFPLEEVVWDYQILGTTGSGELEVLLVALKTDIAEGLHRIIESAGLRLQVVDVSPAALINAFRFNYSDLAGCTMLLDIGARTSNLLFFEKGKVFARSINIGGNMITQEFANEFRLRFDEAERLKVEKGFVSLGGAYEEPEDPQAAAISKIARQVMTRLHIQMNQTINYYKQNQGGSAPDRLLLSGGVSVMPYVAQFFAEKLNLREPGQVDYFNPLRNIAIDPGVNLEELQKVAHTMGEQVGLGLRNLAHCPVEMNLMPRSSQAMEEFSRKKPFILAALFSLALVFLAVGVLQQKIVDVKRDTIDKLTVDIQPLSAAQNNIEQEKRVLRELVEDADIMKGWLEMRTYWADLLGVLRECLVATEAATRQALKQDTGIWIEDISLGDTSTGHQTTLAAPVGGPRRRGLRSWESIVGGQPTPVAPIHDPVTGEVLNKEAVMASMSNAVPAEVSITHLTLKIRAVDMTPVDPAGNTTVAYEFLKQLQNHPQWFDTNPAATNATAFKSTITVSSNTFQTELLVKLKRPIPF, from the coding sequence ATGCTGAAAGCAAAATCATTTCTCGCAATTGATTGCGGGGCGAACACACTCAAACTGGCCGAGTTTGACTTGAACGAAGAGGGCGGCCTGCGCCTGCGGCAGTTTGCGACGGCCAATTTGGGGTTGCAAGGCTCGCAGGAATCCACCCGCGAGACGGCGACGCTGACGGCCCTGCAGGAGCTGCTGGGGAGCGGCAAGTTCACCGCCAAGCACGTCAACCTGTGCGCGCCCGGTTTTCACGTGTTTTCCCGCTTCGTCAAGCTGCCGCCGGTGGACGCGGCGAAGGTGGAGCAGATTGTCAAATACGAGGCGCAGCAGAACGTGCCATTCCCGCTGGAGGAGGTGGTTTGGGACTACCAGATTCTGGGCACGACAGGGAGCGGGGAGCTGGAGGTGCTGCTGGTGGCGCTGAAGACGGACATTGCGGAGGGGCTGCACCGGATCATCGAGAGCGCGGGGCTGCGGCTGCAGGTGGTGGACGTGTCGCCGGCGGCGCTGATCAACGCGTTCCGCTTCAATTACAGTGATCTGGCCGGCTGCACGATGCTGCTGGACATTGGGGCGCGCACGAGCAACCTGCTGTTTTTCGAGAAGGGGAAGGTGTTTGCCCGCAGCATCAACATTGGCGGCAACATGATTACGCAGGAGTTTGCCAATGAATTCCGGCTGCGATTTGACGAGGCGGAGCGGCTGAAGGTGGAGAAGGGCTTTGTGAGTCTGGGCGGCGCCTATGAGGAGCCGGAGGATCCGCAGGCGGCGGCGATCAGCAAGATTGCGCGGCAGGTGATGACCCGCCTGCACATCCAGATGAACCAGACCATCAATTACTACAAGCAGAATCAGGGCGGGTCGGCGCCGGACCGGCTGCTGTTGTCGGGGGGGGTCTCGGTGATGCCGTATGTGGCGCAGTTTTTTGCCGAGAAACTGAATCTGCGGGAGCCGGGGCAGGTGGATTACTTCAACCCGTTGCGCAACATTGCCATTGATCCGGGGGTGAACCTGGAGGAGCTGCAAAAGGTGGCGCACACCATGGGCGAGCAGGTGGGGTTGGGCCTGCGGAATTTGGCGCACTGCCCGGTGGAGATGAATTTGATGCCGCGCAGCTCGCAGGCGATGGAGGAGTTCAGCCGCAAGAAACCGTTTATTCTGGCGGCGCTGTTCAGTCTGGCGCTGGTGTTTCTGGCGGTGGGGGTGCTGCAGCAGAAGATAGTGGATGTCAAGCGCGACACGATTGACAAGCTGACGGTGGACATCCAGCCCTTGAGCGCGGCGCAGAACAACATCGAGCAGGAGAAGCGGGTGCTGCGCGAGCTGGTGGAGGATGCGGACATCATGAAGGGCTGGCTGGAGATGCGGACGTACTGGGCGGATTTGCTGGGGGTGTTGCGGGAGTGTCTGGTGGCCACCGAGGCGGCGACGCGGCAGGCGCTCAAGCAAGACACGGGCATCTGGATCGAGGACATTTCGCTGGGGGACACCTCCACCGGGCATCAGACGACGCTGGCCGCGCCGGTGGGCGGGCCGCGGCGGCGGGGGTTGCGGTCGTGGGAATCCATCGTGGGCGGGCAGCCGACACCGGTGGCGCCGATACATGATCCGGTGACGGGGGAGGTGCTGAACAAGGAGGCGGTGATGGCCAGCATGTCCAACGCGGTGCCGGCGGAGGTGAGCATCACGCATTTGACGCTGAAAATCCGGGCGGTGGACATGACGCCGGTGGATCCGGCGGGCAACACGACGGTGGCCTACGAATTTCTGAAGCAGTTGCAGAATCATCCGCAATGGTTTGACACCAACCCGGCCGCCACCAACGCGACGGCCTTCAAGAGCACCATCACCGTGTCCAGCAACACCTTTCAGACCGAGCTGCTGGTCAAGCTGAAACGCCCGATTCCCTTCTGA